One Acanthopagrus latus isolate v.2019 chromosome 12, fAcaLat1.1, whole genome shotgun sequence genomic region harbors:
- the LOC119029647 gene encoding T-box-containing protein TBX6L-like isoform X1 — protein sequence MSVPSTDFKSNLSMPRPPPAADSYQQGSIKMTLENSDLWKSFHTIGTEMIITKHGRRMFPHCSISLSGLQPYANYVVMVDMVPVDSFKYKWKKEQWEVAGKAEPQPPCRTYMHPDSPAPGSHWMKQSLTFLKMKLTNNTLDQHGHIILHSMHRYYPRFHVTQADSPYTVRWGPFQTFSFPETSFTAVTAYQNPKITKLKIDHNPFAKGFREGGTHSHSKRCRPNRSPPAKRAALDRNALCESPPGLQRMPSTSQSSQAGKNQPSTQQQQQQQPPLKGVDLSAWALEQDPSESLHAEPLEQHEYDYSCEEQMVPASVAYQPYRSVDYARFPLPSTDVEAAHTPVHPPPHPFTTAEHNSQQHGYYHHPYHNGHAADWSQYPLFSYSLW from the exons ATGTCTGTTCCCTCCACAGACTTCAAATCAAATCTAAGCATGCCCCGACCCCCTCCGGCAGCTGACTCCTACCAGCAGGGCTCCATCAAGATGACCCTGGAAAACTCTGATCTCTGGAAGTCCTTCCACACCATCGGAACGGAGATGATTATCACAAAGCACGGAAG GAGAATGtttccacactgcagcatcAGTCTGTCCGGGCTCCAACCGTATGCCAACTACGTCGTCATGGTGGATATGGTTCCTGTAGACAGCTTCAAATACAAG TGGAAAAAGGAGCAGTGGGAGGTTGCGGGTAAGGCAGAGCCCCAGCCCCCGTGTCGAACATACATGCACCCGGACTCCCCAGCTCCGGGAAGTCACTGGATGAAGCAGTCGCTGACTTTCCTCAAGATGAAGCTCACCAACAACACTCTGGACCAGCATGGCCAT ATCATCCTGCACTCCATGCATCGCTACTACCCAAGGTTTCATGTCACCCAGGCAGACAGTCCTTACACGGTCCGCTGGGGCCCGTTTCAGACCTTCTCCTTCCCAGAGACGTCCTTCACCGCAGTGACCGCTTACCAGAACCCAAAG atcaCCAAATTGAAGATCGATCACAACCCCTTCGCCAAGGGATTCAGGGAAGGAGGCACCCACTCCCACAGCAAAAG GTGTCGTCCAAATAGAAGCCCTCCTGCAAAAAGAGCCGCCCTGGACAGAAATGCTCTTTGTGAAAGCCCTCCAG GCCTGCAGAGGATGCCCTCCACCTCTCAGTCGTCACAGGCAGGGAAGAATCAGCCCTccacgcagcagcagcagcagcagcagccaccctTGAAGGGGGTTGACCTCTCAGCCTGGGCTCTGGAGCAGGACCCGTCTGAGAGTCTCCACGCTGAGCCCCTGGAGCAGCACGAGTACGACTACAGCTGTGAAGAGCAGATGGTGCCCGCATCCGTGGCGTACCAGCCCTACAG GTCTGTCGACTACGCCCGATTCCCACTGCCCTCCACTGACGTAGAAGCGGCGCACACCCCCGTACACCCCCCGCCTCACCCATTCACCACAGCCGAGCACAACTCACAGCAGCACGGATACTACCACCATCCTTACCATAACGGCCATGCAGCAGACTGGAGCCAATACCCACTCTTCTCCTACTCCCTCTGGTGA
- the LOC119029647 gene encoding T-box-containing protein TBX6L-like isoform X2: MQHISDFKSNLSMPRPPPAADSYQQGSIKMTLENSDLWKSFHTIGTEMIITKHGRRMFPHCSISLSGLQPYANYVVMVDMVPVDSFKYKWKKEQWEVAGKAEPQPPCRTYMHPDSPAPGSHWMKQSLTFLKMKLTNNTLDQHGHIILHSMHRYYPRFHVTQADSPYTVRWGPFQTFSFPETSFTAVTAYQNPKITKLKIDHNPFAKGFREGGTHSHSKRCRPNRSPPAKRAALDRNALCESPPGLQRMPSTSQSSQAGKNQPSTQQQQQQQPPLKGVDLSAWALEQDPSESLHAEPLEQHEYDYSCEEQMVPASVAYQPYRSVDYARFPLPSTDVEAAHTPVHPPPHPFTTAEHNSQQHGYYHHPYHNGHAADWSQYPLFSYSLW, from the exons ACTTCAAATCAAATCTAAGCATGCCCCGACCCCCTCCGGCAGCTGACTCCTACCAGCAGGGCTCCATCAAGATGACCCTGGAAAACTCTGATCTCTGGAAGTCCTTCCACACCATCGGAACGGAGATGATTATCACAAAGCACGGAAG GAGAATGtttccacactgcagcatcAGTCTGTCCGGGCTCCAACCGTATGCCAACTACGTCGTCATGGTGGATATGGTTCCTGTAGACAGCTTCAAATACAAG TGGAAAAAGGAGCAGTGGGAGGTTGCGGGTAAGGCAGAGCCCCAGCCCCCGTGTCGAACATACATGCACCCGGACTCCCCAGCTCCGGGAAGTCACTGGATGAAGCAGTCGCTGACTTTCCTCAAGATGAAGCTCACCAACAACACTCTGGACCAGCATGGCCAT ATCATCCTGCACTCCATGCATCGCTACTACCCAAGGTTTCATGTCACCCAGGCAGACAGTCCTTACACGGTCCGCTGGGGCCCGTTTCAGACCTTCTCCTTCCCAGAGACGTCCTTCACCGCAGTGACCGCTTACCAGAACCCAAAG atcaCCAAATTGAAGATCGATCACAACCCCTTCGCCAAGGGATTCAGGGAAGGAGGCACCCACTCCCACAGCAAAAG GTGTCGTCCAAATAGAAGCCCTCCTGCAAAAAGAGCCGCCCTGGACAGAAATGCTCTTTGTGAAAGCCCTCCAG GCCTGCAGAGGATGCCCTCCACCTCTCAGTCGTCACAGGCAGGGAAGAATCAGCCCTccacgcagcagcagcagcagcagcagccaccctTGAAGGGGGTTGACCTCTCAGCCTGGGCTCTGGAGCAGGACCCGTCTGAGAGTCTCCACGCTGAGCCCCTGGAGCAGCACGAGTACGACTACAGCTGTGAAGAGCAGATGGTGCCCGCATCCGTGGCGTACCAGCCCTACAG GTCTGTCGACTACGCCCGATTCCCACTGCCCTCCACTGACGTAGAAGCGGCGCACACCCCCGTACACCCCCCGCCTCACCCATTCACCACAGCCGAGCACAACTCACAGCAGCACGGATACTACCACCATCCTTACCATAACGGCCATGCAGCAGACTGGAGCCAATACCCACTCTTCTCCTACTCCCTCTGGTGA